The Coriobacteriia bacterium genomic sequence CGGCCTTGGTGAGCACGACGCAGAACGGCAGCTCCATGGCCGTGAGGAAGCGCACCATCGCGATGTCGAGCTGCTGGGCGGGGTGGCGGATGTCCGCGAGCGCCGCGACGAGTGCAAAGCGGCGCTGCTGGTTGAAGTAGCCGTCGATGAGGCCGGACCAACGCTGGCGCTCGGACTTGGACACCTGTGCGTAGCCGTATCCCGGCAGGTCGACGAAGCGGATCTTGTCGACCTCATAGAAGTTGATCGTCGCCGTCTTGCCGGGCGTCTGCGACACCTTGGCGAGCGATTTGCGGTTGAGCAGCTTGTTGAGCAGCGAGGACTTGCCGACGTTCGAGCGTCCCGCAAAGGCCACCTCGGGCACCGTCGAGGCGGGCAGCTGGTCGACGCGCCCGCAGGCGCGCTCGAAGCGGGCGAGGTTGTAGTTGAGGGCCATGGGAAACGTCCTTTCACGCGGCAAAGTCTAGCGGCCATGGTAGCAGGACGTGCGACGCGCCGTCTGCGCGGGAGCGGCCATCGGACGTCACGCCCATGAGAAGACGAGAAACACGAGTCTCCTTATGCGCGGGCCCGTCCTTGAAGTTCTGACGGTAAGTTAGCTCCCCCTATCACTTCCCATCTTTTTAGGAGGTATATTGAGGCTAACTTTAAGTGGTCCCGGTGGCATGTTCGGATGGAAAGGTCGAGCGATCATGAACTGGCAAACATGGGTTGTGCTGGCGATCCTTCTGGTACTCGTTGTGCTTGCGGGACGCCATGCTATCCGTACGTTTGTGGGCAAGGACGACTGTTGCGGGGGATCGGGCAGCTGCGACATACCTCGCAAGAAGGTCAAGGCCGTGAAGGTTGCGGACAAGGACATGACCCACTATCCCTACCACGAGGTGCTGTCCATCGGCGGCATGAGCTGCGCAGGGTGTGCCGAGAACGTGCAAAACGCCCTGAACGCCATCGAGGGGACGTGGGCTCGCGTCGACCTAGTGTCGCGCACGGCGAACGTCCTGTCTAAGCAGCCCATCGACGACGCGCGTCTCGAGGCGGCCGTCTCCGACGCCGGGTATCGCGTCATTCGCGTCTAGGCTGCCCGTGCGCTTCCTCTGAGAAGGCATGCGCCTCCGTTGCGGGGCGCGCGCCTTTTGCTAGAGTGGCAGGTTCTGCGCAGCGAGCGCATAACCTGCGAGGCCGGGAGGCGCCAGCCCCATGATGAACGTCACGATCTACACGGACGGCTCCGCGCGTGGCAACCCCGGGCGGGGCGGCTACGGCGCCGTGCTGCACTATGTCGACTCAAAGGGCAAGCTCCACGTGCTCGAGCTCTCGAAGGGCTATCAGCGCACGACGAACAACCGCATGGAGCTGCTCGCTGTCATCGTGGCGCTCGAGACGCTGCGTCGGCCGTGCAAGGTGGAGGTCATCTCCGACTCGCAATACGTCGTCAACGCGTTCAAGCAGCGCTGGGTCGATGGCTGGGTGCGTCGCGGATGGAAGACGGCGGCAAAGCAGCCTGTCAAGAACGTCGACCTGTGGAAGCGCATGCTGGCGGCCAAGGAGCCCCACGACGTGAGCTTTACCTGGGTGAAGGGTCATGCGGGGCACCCGGAGAACGAGCGCTGCGATCAGCTGGCGACCGAGGCGGCAGACGGCGGAAACCTACTCGTGGACGAGGGCTTCGTCGACGCGGATTAACGCGCTGCGGGTCCTGTGCGCTCCGCTTTTGGGCGGGCCATCTCCTTGCGCCCGGGGATTTCGGTGGCCGGGGCCGCCTCTGCGACTGTTGTGACGCCGAGACGAGCTCGGGTGCACAAAACGAGCTCTAGTGCACGATTCTTGGATCGCACATGTGCAAAACGACCGTCAAGTGCATGTTTCTTCCGACCGGGATGGGTGATTTTCCGCTTTGCGGGGCCGTCTTCCCCGAGGTTGTTTGTAAAACCCGCAGGTTGAATGCCTGTCCAGGTGGGCATGCATCTGGGGGTGCAGTGCTGACGTCCCAAGAAACCTGCACTTAACGGTCGTTTTGTGCACCGGCCTGCCAAGAAACGTACACTTACGGGCGTTCTTCGCACGCTGGGCCCAT encodes the following:
- a CDS encoding heavy-metal-associated domain-containing protein, which gives rise to MNWQTWVVLAILLVLVVLAGRHAIRTFVGKDDCCGGSGSCDIPRKKVKAVKVADKDMTHYPYHEVLSIGGMSCAGCAENVQNALNAIEGTWARVDLVSRTANVLSKQPIDDARLEAAVSDAGYRVIRV
- the yihA gene encoding ribosome biogenesis GTP-binding protein YihA/YsxC; translation: MALNYNLARFERACGRVDQLPASTVPEVAFAGRSNVGKSSLLNKLLNRKSLAKVSQTPGKTATINFYEVDKIRFVDLPGYGYAQVSKSERQRWSGLIDGYFNQQRRFALVAALADIRHPAQQLDIAMVRFLTAMELPFCVVLTKADKLGPQAQQRQEQVLREGLGLPEDVQTIVTSSEKGWGISRLRSYLEACCREA
- the rnhA gene encoding ribonuclease HI, with product MNVTIYTDGSARGNPGRGGYGAVLHYVDSKGKLHVLELSKGYQRTTNNRMELLAVIVALETLRRPCKVEVISDSQYVVNAFKQRWVDGWVRRGWKTAAKQPVKNVDLWKRMLAAKEPHDVSFTWVKGHAGHPENERCDQLATEAADGGNLLVDEGFVDAD